In a single window of the Pongo abelii isolate AG06213 chromosome 1, NHGRI_mPonAbe1-v2.0_pri, whole genome shotgun sequence genome:
- the S1PR1 gene encoding sphingosine 1-phosphate receptor 1 (The RefSeq protein has 3 substitutions compared to this genomic sequence) translates to MGSTGVPLVKAHRSSVSDYVNYDIIVRHYNYTGKLNISADKENSIKLTSVVFILICCFIILENIFVLLTIWKTKKFHRPMYYFIGNLALSDLLAGVAYTANLLLSGATTYKLTPAQWFLREGSMFVALSASVFSLLAIAIERYVTMLKMKLHNGSNNFRLFLLISACWVISLILGGLPIMGWNCIGALSSCSTVLPLYHKHYILFCTTVFTLLLLSIVILYCRIYSLVRTRSRRLTFRKNISKASRSSEKSLALLKTVIIVLSVFIACWAPLFILLLLDVGCKVKTCDILFRAEYFLVLAVLNSGTNPIIYTLTNKEMRRAFIRIMSCCKCPSGDSAGKFKRPIIAGMEFSRSKSDNSSHPQKDDGDNPETIMSSGNVNSFS, encoded by the coding sequence ATGGGGTCCACCGGCGTCCCGCTGGTCAAGGCCCACCGCAGCTCGGTCTCTGACTACGTCAACTATGATATCATCGTCCGGCATTACAACTACACGGGAAAGCTGAATATCAGCGCGGACAAGGAGAACAGCATTAAACTGACCTCGGTGGTGTTCATTCTCATCTGCTGCTTTATCATTCTGGAGAACATCTTTGTCTTGCTGACCATTTGGAAAACCAAGAAATTCCACCGACCCATGTACTATTTTATTGGCAATCTGGCCCTCTCAGACCTGTTGGCAGGAGTAGCCTACACAGCTAACCTGCTCTTGTCTGGGGCCACCACCTACAAGCTCACTCCCGCCCAGTGGTTTCTGCGGGAAGGGAGTATGTTTGTGGCCCTGTCAGCCTCGGTGTTCAGTCTCCTCGCCATCGCCATTGAGCGCTATATCACAATGCTGAAAATGAAACTCCACAACGGGAGCAATAACTTCCGCCTTTTCCTGCTCATCAGCGCCTGCTGGGTCATCTCCCTCATCCTGGGTGGCCTGCCCATCATGGGCTGGAACTGCATCAGTGCGCTGTCCAGCTGCTCCACCGTGCTGCCGCTCTACCACAAGCACTATATCCTCTTCTGCACCACGGTCTTCACTCTGCTTCTGCTCTCCATCGTCATTCTGTACTGCAGGATCTACTCCTTGGTCAGGACTCGGAGCCGCCGCCTAACGTTCCGCAAGAACATTTCCAAGGCCAGCCGCAGCTCTGAGAAGTCGCTGGCGCTGCTCAAGACCGTAATTATCGTCCTGAGCGTCTTCATCGCCTGCTGGGCACCGCTCTTCATCCTGCTCCTGCTGGATGTGGGCTGCAAGGTGAAGACCTGCGACATCCTCTTCAGAGCGGAGTACTTCCTGGTGTTAGCTGTGCTCAACTCCGGCACCAACCCCATCATTTACACTCTGACCAACAAGGAGATGCGTCGGGCCTTCATTCGGATCATGTCCTGCTGCAAGTGCCCGAGCGGAGACTCTGCTGGCAAATTCAAGCGACCCATCATCGCCGGCATGGAATTCAGCCGCAGCAAATCGGACAATTCCTCCCACCCCCAGAAGGACGATGGGGACAACCCAGAGACCATTATGTCTTCTGGAAACGTCAACTCTTCTTCCTAG
- the S1PR1 gene encoding sphingosine 1-phosphate receptor 1 isoform X1, whose product MGSTGVPLVKAHRSSVSDYVNYDIIVRHYNYTGKLNISADKENSIKLTSVVFILICCFIILENIFVLLTIWKTKKFHRPMYYFIGNLALSDLLAGVAYTANLLLSGATTYKLTPAQWFLREGSMFVALSASVFSLLAIAIERYITMLKMKLHNGSNNFRLFLLISACWVISLILGGLPIMGWNCISALSSCSTVLPLYHKHYILFCTTVFTLLLLSIVILYCRIYSLVRTRSRRLTFRKNISKASRSSEKSLALLKTVIIVLSVFIACWAPLFILLLLDVGCKVKTCDILFRAEYFLVLAVLNSGTNPIIYTLTNKEMRRAFIRIMSCCKCPSGDSAGKFKRPIIAGMEFSRSKSDNSSHPQKDDGDNPETIMSSGNVNSSS is encoded by the coding sequence ATGGGGTCCACCGGCGTCCCGCTGGTCAAGGCCCACCGCAGCTCGGTCTCTGACTACGTCAACTATGATATCATCGTCCGGCATTACAACTACACGGGAAAGCTGAATATCAGCGCGGACAAGGAGAACAGCATTAAACTGACCTCGGTGGTGTTCATTCTCATCTGCTGCTTTATCATTCTGGAGAACATCTTTGTCTTGCTGACCATTTGGAAAACCAAGAAATTCCACCGACCCATGTACTATTTTATTGGCAATCTGGCCCTCTCAGACCTGTTGGCAGGAGTAGCCTACACAGCTAACCTGCTCTTGTCTGGGGCCACCACCTACAAGCTCACTCCCGCCCAGTGGTTTCTGCGGGAAGGGAGTATGTTTGTGGCCCTGTCAGCCTCGGTGTTCAGTCTCCTCGCCATCGCCATTGAGCGCTATATCACAATGCTGAAAATGAAACTCCACAACGGGAGCAATAACTTCCGCCTTTTCCTGCTCATCAGCGCCTGCTGGGTCATCTCCCTCATCCTGGGTGGCCTGCCCATCATGGGCTGGAACTGCATCAGTGCGCTGTCCAGCTGCTCCACCGTGCTGCCGCTCTACCACAAGCACTATATCCTCTTCTGCACCACGGTCTTCACTCTGCTTCTGCTCTCCATCGTCATTCTGTACTGCAGGATCTACTCCTTGGTCAGGACTCGGAGCCGCCGCCTAACGTTCCGCAAGAACATTTCCAAGGCCAGCCGCAGCTCTGAGAAGTCGCTGGCGCTGCTCAAGACCGTAATTATCGTCCTGAGCGTCTTCATCGCCTGCTGGGCACCGCTCTTCATCCTGCTCCTGCTGGATGTGGGCTGCAAGGTGAAGACCTGCGACATCCTCTTCAGAGCGGAGTACTTCCTGGTGTTAGCTGTGCTCAACTCCGGCACCAACCCCATCATTTACACTCTGACCAACAAGGAGATGCGTCGGGCCTTCATTCGGATCATGTCCTGCTGCAAGTGCCCGAGCGGAGACTCTGCTGGCAAATTCAAGCGACCCATCATCGCCGGCATGGAATTCAGCCGCAGCAAATCGGACAATTCCTCCCACCCCCAGAAGGACGATGGGGACAACCCAGAGACCATTATGTCTTCTGGAAACGTCAACTCTTCTTCCTAG